The proteins below are encoded in one region of Triticum aestivum cultivar Chinese Spring chromosome 1B, IWGSC CS RefSeq v2.1, whole genome shotgun sequence:
- the LOC123103745 gene encoding pentatricopeptide repeat-containing protein At3g51320 — protein sequence MAATSTSASPAAAAADDLHAFLRRGLRSRGAVLRAHAFLLRRGLLLGHPVPSGLLLSAAAASTSTATSAAHLVRLLLRHLPPPLPLFSLSAALRAVAPRVPFSALLSLFAHLLRAHAPSGFPDAFAFPPLLSAAASARSPRGHLPAALALHAQLLRRGLLFAPPPHAANALLHFYGAAGSLPAARHLFDEMPFRDIASHNTMMTAHAAAPGGGVDAARQLFDGMLLRNAVSWNVMINGYVKAKRPEQALEVVRWMAGVGVRGTATTMVGAATACARLGRLGSGREVHCAYLRRFEEDNLLFWTSLVDMYGKCRRVAAARKVFDRLNIRNTVCWNAMIIGHCVYGEPGDGIELFHQMIGRGKNGSDNQWVLRPDQVTFIGVLCACTRLGLLDAGKVYFNQMTTTYSLRPTFAHYWCMANLYGSVGLLEEAESLLKSVPEELKARALGGLLGLCRFRGEWKLGERIALRLIELEPSNCAHYALLCSVYASAGRWEDAHRVKAIIKESDGRFSPGHRLVDLNEIASEFKIRERQPENQEIYVILDDLVSKLQFTSREDAQTEPGIK from the exons ATGGCGGCCACCTCCACCTcggcctcccccgccgccgccgccgccgacgacctccacgccttcctccgccgcggcctccgCTCCCGCGGCGCCGTGCTCCGCGCGCacgccttcctcctccgccgcggcctcctGCTCGGCCACCCGGTCCCctcgggcctcctcctctccgccgccgccgcctccacctccaccgccacctccgccgcccacctcgtgcgcctcctcctccgccacctGCCCCCGCCGCTCccgctcttctccctctccgccgccctccgcgccgtcgCCCCGCGCGTGCCCTTCTCCGCGCTGCTCTCCCTCTTCGCCCACCTCCTCCGCGCCCACGCCCCCTCCGGCTTCCCCGACGCCTTCGCCTTCCCGCCGCTGCTCTCCGCGGCCGCCTCCGCGCGCTCCCCGCGCGGCCACCTCCCCGCCGCGCTCGCGCTCCACGCGCAGCTGCTCCGCCGCGGCCTGCTCttcgcgccgccgccccacgccgccaacGCGCTCCTCCATTTCTACGGCGCCGCCGGCAGCCTCCCCGCCGCGCGccacctgttcgacgaaatgcccttCAGGGACATCGCGTCCCACAACACCATGATGACGGCCCACGCTGCTGCTCCGGGCGGCGGCGTTGACGCCGCACGCCAGCTGTTCGACGGAATGCTCCTCAGGAACGCCGTGTCCTGGAACGTCATGATCAATGGGTATGTGAAGGCGAAGCGGCCTGAGCAGGCGCTGGAGGTGGTGCGGTGGATGGCGGGGGTCGGGGTCAGGGGCACTGCGACGACCATGGTCGGGGCGGCCACCGCCTGCGCCAGGCTGGGGAGGCTGGGGTCTGGCAGGGAGGTGCATTGTGCATACTTGCGCCGCTTCGAGGAGGATAACCTCTTGTTTTGGACTTCGCTGGTTGATATGTATGGCAAGTGCCGGAGGGTGGCGGCTGCGAGGAAGGTGTTTGATCGGCTCAACATCCGGAATACTGTTTGCTGGAATGCAATGATCATCGGGCATTGCGTGTATGGCGAGCCTGGTGATGGGATTGAGTTGTTCCATCAGATGATTGGACGAG GGAAGAATGGTTCAGATAACCAATGGGTTCTGCGACCAGATCAAGTCACTTTCATTGGTGTACTCTGCGCGTGTACCCGTTTAGGTCTACTGGATGCTGGGAAGGTATATTTCAACCAGATGACCACGACGTACAGTCTCAGGCCAACATTCGCACACTATTGGTGCATGGCGAATCTGTATGGGAGTGTTGGCCTTCTGGAAGAAGCAGAGAGCCTCTTGAAGAGCGTGCCAGAGGAGCTGAAGGCACGTGCATTGGGTGGTTTGCTTGGGTTGTGCCGGTTCAGAGGGGAATGGAAACTTGGGGAACGTATAGCCCTCAGGTTGATCGAGCTGGAACCAAGCAACTGTGCTCACTATGCTCTGTTGTGCAGTGTATATGCTTCGGCGGGAAGATGGGAAGATGCTCACAGGGTGAAGGCTATCATAAAGGAAAGCGATGGGAGGTTCAGTCCTGGACACCGTCTGGTCGATCTAAATGAGATCGCAAGTGAATTTAAAATTAGGGAGAGGCAACCTGAGAATCAGGAAATATATGTTATCCTGGATGACTTGGTGTCAAAGCTGCAGTTTACAAGCAGAGAAGATGCGCAAACTGAACCAGGGATAAAATAG